In Sphingobium amiense, a genomic segment contains:
- a CDS encoding HPr-rel-A system PqqD family peptide chaperone, whose protein sequence is MSATTAYRRSEADALLTCALDDLTLLYHRRSGQTHMVISPVPEILARMESGAPVTAAALHDDLARDFDLGPRDAAVEAIAAHLESLAALGLVRPA, encoded by the coding sequence TTGTCCGCGACGACAGCCTATCGCCGGAGCGAAGCCGACGCGCTGCTGACCTGCGCGCTCGATGACCTGACTTTGCTCTATCACCGCCGCTCGGGTCAGACGCATATGGTCATCAGCCCCGTGCCGGAGATTCTCGCCCGCATGGAAAGCGGCGCACCGGTGACGGCGGCGGCGCTGCACGACGATCTCGCGCGCGACTTTGACCTCGGACCCCGCGATGCGGCGGTGGAGGCCATCGCCGCGCATCTGGAATCGCTGGCAGCGCTGGGGCTGGTGCGCCCGGCATGA
- a CDS encoding glycosyltransferase has protein sequence MFQYGGPEGSRPFVAIYLYQPGDGGLDRVAILLANHLLRRRIPVELWMTRLEGPAAHLIDPDVPVRQVKAPRMARRLSMIAQYPRLAAMVRRHRPDILYSAGNQSNMLVALACRGTPTKAVARISNPIVHAGKHRLPTLARLSRFRAISRISDLTIVMGAHDRDLLEATGPVRLLPRPTVTPAMARIGASRKGRCPDAPWRLLMVGRLAKQKDHATGLAALARLRHIDWRLTIAGQGPLEASLRDRSESLGIADRVTFAGYVGDPDALAALMGESDILLQPSCWEGLGATLIEALSCGTQVVSTDCTPNIRPIMAAAAQHPVVPVGDAAAFARAVERTMAHPVAPERLTAAVRDHGVERALDHYLHAFRTLVGIQANATPIASPVLIR, from the coding sequence ATGTTTCAGTATGGCGGCCCGGAAGGGTCCAGACCCTTTGTCGCGATCTATCTCTATCAACCGGGCGACGGCGGTCTCGACCGCGTCGCCATCCTCCTCGCCAACCATCTGCTCCGGCGACGCATTCCGGTCGAACTGTGGATGACGAGGCTGGAAGGTCCAGCGGCGCATCTCATTGATCCCGACGTCCCCGTGCGTCAGGTCAAAGCGCCCCGCATGGCCCGCCGCCTGTCGATGATCGCGCAATATCCCCGCCTCGCGGCCATGGTCCGGCGCCATCGCCCCGACATCCTCTATTCGGCGGGCAATCAGAGCAATATGCTGGTGGCGCTGGCGTGCCGGGGGACACCGACAAAGGCGGTGGCGCGCATTTCCAACCCGATCGTGCACGCCGGAAAGCACCGCCTGCCGACGCTTGCGCGGCTCAGCCGGTTTCGCGCGATCAGCCGCATCAGCGATCTGACCATCGTCATGGGCGCGCATGACCGCGATCTGCTGGAAGCAACCGGCCCGGTGCGCCTGCTGCCGCGCCCCACCGTCACGCCCGCCATGGCGCGGATCGGCGCGTCGCGCAAAGGTCGCTGCCCGGACGCGCCGTGGCGGCTGCTGATGGTCGGCCGGCTCGCAAAGCAGAAGGACCATGCGACCGGGCTGGCGGCGCTGGCCCGCTTGCGCCACATCGACTGGCGGCTGACCATCGCGGGGCAGGGGCCGCTCGAAGCGTCGCTGCGGGACCGGAGCGAATCGCTGGGCATCGCTGACCGCGTGACCTTCGCCGGCTATGTCGGTGATCCCGATGCGCTGGCCGCCCTCATGGGGGAATCCGACATTCTGCTCCAGCCATCCTGCTGGGAAGGGCTGGGCGCCACCCTGATCGAAGCGCTGTCCTGCGGAACGCAGGTGGTTTCGACCGACTGCACGCCCAATATCCGCCCGATCATGGCTGCGGCGGCGCAGCATCCGGTCGTGCCGGTGGGCGACGCCGCCGCCTTCGCGCGCGCCGTCGAACGCACGATGGCGCATCCGGTCGCGCCCGAAAGGCTGACCGCCGCCGTGCGCGATCATGGCGTGGAGCGCGCGCTCGACCATTATCTCCACGCGTTCAGGACGCTGGTCGGCATTCAGGCGAACGCGACGCCCATCGCCAGCCCCGTGCTGATACGTTAG
- a CDS encoding ATP-binding protein: MNRLTTSQITASLAMLLLGTGGALALGASAIAIALPVLAGLVVMLICAEGTPTGTDTTPADADIPDFPDHPAFASLMEAIADPLMLVERGRILRANRAAQRLLGNHIEGEDARLAIRHPAAAERLSSTAPLAEPLTIELVGVGGRDARWQMRIAPVGDVADIRRLVHLVDHSGTHAAERMRVDFVANASHELRTPLAGILGFIETLADPELGKDGETRQRFLGIMDGEARRMQRLIDDLISLSRIESEKHRLPDMRVDLAELAAEVVGVFRSSHGERGRDVQMDIAPAVPAVQGDRAQLSQLLHNLIGNSVKYGRPGTPIHVSLTEGPSRMAKLIVADEGEGIAPDHLPRLTERFYRVDSGRSRAMGGTGLGLAIVKHIVERHRGRFDIASTLGKGATITVLLPPPVEESAQRNDEKKRPSALSGTVS; encoded by the coding sequence ATGAATCGACTGACCACTTCCCAGATCACCGCCTCGCTCGCCATGCTGCTTCTGGGCACGGGGGGCGCGCTGGCGCTGGGCGCGTCGGCCATCGCCATCGCGCTGCCGGTGCTGGCGGGCCTTGTCGTCATGCTGATCTGCGCCGAAGGGACGCCCACCGGCACGGACACCACACCTGCGGACGCGGACATTCCCGACTTTCCCGATCATCCCGCCTTCGCCAGCCTGATGGAAGCGATCGCCGACCCGCTGATGCTGGTCGAGCGCGGGCGCATCCTGCGCGCCAACCGCGCGGCGCAGCGGCTGCTGGGCAATCATATCGAGGGGGAGGACGCACGGCTCGCCATCCGCCACCCCGCCGCCGCCGAGCGGCTGTCGAGCACGGCCCCGCTCGCCGAGCCGCTGACCATCGAACTGGTCGGCGTGGGCGGCCGCGATGCGCGCTGGCAGATGCGCATCGCGCCGGTGGGCGACGTCGCCGACATCCGCCGCCTCGTCCACCTCGTCGATCATAGCGGAACCCATGCCGCCGAGCGGATGCGCGTCGATTTCGTCGCCAATGCCAGCCATGAACTGCGCACGCCGCTGGCCGGAATACTGGGCTTCATCGAAACGCTGGCCGACCCGGAACTGGGCAAGGACGGGGAAACGCGGCAACGCTTCCTCGGCATCATGGACGGCGAAGCGCGGCGGATGCAGCGGCTGATCGACGACCTCATTTCCCTGTCTCGCATCGAATCGGAAAAGCATCGCCTGCCCGACATGCGCGTCGATCTGGCCGAACTGGCGGCGGAGGTGGTCGGCGTCTTTCGCTCCAGCCACGGCGAGCGGGGCCGTGACGTGCAGATGGACATCGCGCCTGCCGTGCCCGCCGTTCAGGGCGACCGGGCGCAACTGTCGCAGCTTCTGCACAACCTCATCGGCAATTCGGTCAAATATGGCCGCCCCGGCACGCCAATTCATGTGTCGCTGACCGAAGGGCCGAGCCGCATGGCGAAGCTGATCGTCGCGGACGAAGGCGAAGGCATCGCGCCCGATCATCTGCCGCGCCTCACCGAACGCTTCTACCGCGTCGATTCCGGCCGCAGCCGGGCGATGGGGGGCACGGGCCTCGGCCTCGCCATCGTCAAGCACATCGTCGAGCGGCATCGCGGGCGATTCGATATTGCCAGCACGCTGGGCAAGGGGGCGACCATCACCGTCCTGCTGCCGCCGCCGGTCGAGGAAAGCGCGCAGAGGAACGACGAGAAAAAGCGGCCTTCGGCACTTTCGGGCACGGTGTCATGA
- a CDS encoding substrate-binding domain-containing protein: protein MKSSVLLAVSVASLCTLTACGDGAGGASTTRDQIRAVGSSTVYPFATAAAEIFVLGTPGMKSPIIEATGTGGGMKLFCSGVGAQYPDIENASRRIKKSEFEQCRSNGVRDIVEVQIGVDGLAFAQSKNGPPISLTPRIVYEALAASPYGKGDNRAQTWKDVDPSLPAVPITVLGPPSTSGTRDSLAELILEKGCQTDPAMKALKEEDEKKYKGICTRVREDGRYVDAGENDNLIVQKLGANPDAVGVFGFSFLEENKDSLRDVPINGMQATYDTVSTGQYPGARPLFVYVKKAHMKAIPGLAGYLDAFAVNWGPGGPLTKRGMVAAPEEVRAKNAKIVKMLTVLDGTDLK, encoded by the coding sequence GTGAAAAGCTCAGTCCTGCTCGCCGTCAGCGTTGCGAGCCTCTGCACCCTCACCGCCTGCGGTGACGGTGCGGGCGGCGCAAGCACGACGCGCGACCAGATCCGGGCCGTCGGTTCTTCGACCGTCTATCCCTTCGCCACCGCAGCCGCTGAAATCTTCGTGCTGGGAACGCCCGGCATGAAATCCCCGATCATCGAGGCGACCGGCACGGGCGGCGGCATGAAGCTTTTCTGCTCGGGCGTCGGCGCGCAATATCCCGACATCGAGAATGCGTCGCGCCGCATCAAGAAGTCCGAGTTCGAACAGTGCCGGTCGAACGGCGTCCGCGACATTGTGGAGGTGCAGATCGGCGTCGATGGCCTCGCTTTCGCCCAGTCGAAAAATGGCCCGCCCATCAGCCTGACGCCCAGGATCGTCTATGAGGCGCTGGCGGCCAGTCCCTATGGCAAGGGCGACAACCGGGCGCAGACGTGGAAGGATGTCGACCCTTCCCTCCCCGCCGTCCCGATCACCGTCCTCGGCCCGCCATCGACCAGCGGCACGCGCGATTCGCTGGCCGAACTCATCCTGGAAAAGGGATGCCAGACCGACCCGGCGATGAAGGCGCTGAAGGAAGAGGACGAGAAGAAATATAAGGGCATCTGCACCCGCGTCCGCGAGGATGGCCGCTATGTCGATGCCGGCGAGAACGACAATCTGATCGTCCAGAAGCTCGGCGCGAATCCCGATGCGGTCGGCGTGTTCGGCTTCAGTTTTCTGGAGGAGAATAAGGACAGCCTGCGCGACGTGCCGATCAACGGCATGCAGGCGACCTATGACACGGTTTCGACTGGCCAGTATCCCGGCGCGCGGCCGCTGTTCGTCTATGTCAAGAAAGCGCATATGAAGGCCATTCCCGGCCTTGCGGGCTATCTCGACGCTTTCGCGGTGAACTGGGGGCCGGGCGGGCCGCTCACCAAGCGGGGCATGGTCGCGGCGCCCGAAGAGGTGCGCGCGAAAAACGCGAAGATCGTCAAAATGCTGACCGTGCTCGACGGCACGGATCTGAAGTAA
- the pstC gene encoding phosphate ABC transporter permease subunit PstC, with amino-acid sequence MTGPAILLLLAGLGAIAWVSARARAVRFQTAARASGRRDAVHSLPGFHGWYVALWAVAPAALFLAVWANVSPGLVTQSVLADPAARTLPTDAFARSAILGEARAIAQGDQAAAFNPASEPLVQPYREAGSHYGMAGAALALVLAFAGGAYAFTRIRADFRARTRVERLVMALLLLASLLAIVTTLGIVASLLWESFRFFSMVSPVDFLFGLKWSPQSAAMGYGNNDAFGAVPLFWGTIFIGAIIAMIVAIPLGLMSAIYLTQYASPTVRRWMKPMLEVLAGVPTVVYGYFAALTVAPALRDLAAAIGIGGASSESALAAGLVMGVMIIPFVSSMADDSIAAVPQSMRDGSLAMGATTSETIRRVLIPAALPGVVGGVLLAVSRAIGETMIVVMAAGLAANMTLNPFASVTTVTTQIVQLLTGDQEFDSAKTLAAFALGLVLFIVTLLLNIVALRVVKKYREAYE; translated from the coding sequence ATGACCGGACCAGCCATCCTCCTGCTGCTCGCAGGCCTCGGCGCGATCGCCTGGGTCAGCGCCCGCGCCCGCGCCGTCCGATTCCAGACGGCGGCGCGCGCGTCGGGCCGCCGCGACGCGGTGCATTCGCTCCCCGGCTTCCACGGCTGGTATGTGGCGCTGTGGGCGGTCGCGCCCGCCGCGCTGTTTCTGGCGGTGTGGGCGAATGTGTCGCCCGGCCTCGTGACGCAGAGCGTGCTGGCGGACCCCGCCGCGCGCACCCTGCCCACCGACGCCTTCGCCCGTTCTGCCATTCTGGGCGAAGCGCGGGCCATTGCTCAGGGCGATCAGGCCGCCGCCTTCAACCCGGCGAGCGAACCGCTGGTGCAGCCCTATCGCGAAGCCGGATCGCATTACGGCATGGCGGGCGCGGCGCTGGCGCTGGTGCTGGCCTTTGCCGGGGGCGCCTATGCCTTCACCCGCATCCGCGCCGACTTCCGCGCTCGCACGCGGGTCGAGCGGCTGGTGATGGCGCTGCTGCTGCTGGCTTCGCTGCTGGCGATCGTGACGACGCTGGGCATCGTCGCGTCGCTCCTGTGGGAAAGTTTCCGCTTTTTCTCGATGGTCAGTCCCGTCGATTTCCTCTTCGGCCTCAAATGGTCGCCGCAGTCCGCTGCGATGGGCTACGGCAATAATGATGCGTTCGGCGCGGTGCCGCTGTTCTGGGGCACGATCTTCATCGGCGCGATCATCGCCATGATCGTCGCCATTCCGCTCGGCCTCATGAGCGCGATCTACCTCACCCAATATGCCAGCCCCACGGTGCGCCGCTGGATGAAGCCGATGCTGGAGGTGCTGGCTGGCGTGCCCACGGTGGTCTACGGCTATTTCGCGGCGCTGACCGTCGCCCCGGCGCTGCGCGACCTTGCCGCCGCCATCGGCATCGGCGGCGCCAGCAGCGAAAGCGCGCTCGCCGCCGGTCTGGTCATGGGCGTGATGATCATTCCCTTCGTGTCCTCCATGGCGGACGACAGCATCGCGGCGGTGCCCCAGTCCATGCGCGACGGCAGCCTCGCCATGGGCGCGACCACCAGCGAGACCATCCGCCGCGTCCTGATCCCCGCTGCGCTGCCGGGCGTTGTGGGCGGCGTGCTGCTCGCGGTCAGCCGCGCGATCGGCGAAACGATGATCGTGGTGATGGCGGCGGGCCTTGCCGCGAACATGACGCTCAATCCCTTCGCCAGCGTGACCACGGTGACGACGCAGATCGTCCAGTTGCTGACCGGCGATCAGGAGTTCGACAGCGCCAAGACGCTGGCGGCCTTCGCGCTCGGCCTCGTCCTCTTCATCGTCACCCTGCTGCTCAACATCGTGGCCCTGCGGGTCGTGAAGAAATATCGCGAGGCTTACGAATGA